In a single window of the Streptacidiphilus sp. P02-A3a genome:
- the pgeF gene encoding peptidoglycan editing factor PgeF — protein sequence MIGQRLSNDQGAHFAFTDRWGGVSTSPFQELNLGGAVGDDPATVRENRSLAAAALGLDPADVVWMNQVHGREVAVVTGRQPEGSAPSVDALVTDRRGLALAVLTADCVPVLLADPVAGVVAAAHAGRPGLAAGVVPAAVAAMLDLGAVAERITAVIGASVCGRCYEVPTALQDEITALEPDTRSQTSWGTPALDLPAGVRAQLTRLGVAVRPEPHSCTMESADHFSYRREQRTGRLAGYVWLEGAHR from the coding sequence ATGATCGGCCAGCGGCTCAGCAACGACCAGGGTGCTCACTTCGCCTTCACCGACCGGTGGGGCGGGGTGAGCACTTCGCCGTTCCAGGAGCTCAACCTCGGCGGGGCGGTGGGGGACGACCCGGCCACCGTGCGCGAGAACCGGAGCCTCGCCGCCGCCGCGCTGGGACTCGACCCGGCGGACGTGGTCTGGATGAACCAGGTGCACGGTCGGGAGGTGGCGGTGGTGACCGGGCGTCAGCCGGAGGGGTCGGCGCCGAGCGTGGACGCGCTGGTCACCGACCGCCGGGGGTTGGCGCTGGCGGTGCTCACCGCCGACTGCGTGCCGGTGCTGCTGGCGGACCCGGTCGCGGGGGTGGTCGCGGCGGCGCACGCCGGACGGCCGGGGCTGGCGGCGGGGGTGGTCCCGGCGGCGGTGGCGGCGATGCTCGACCTCGGCGCGGTGGCCGAGCGGATCACCGCGGTGATCGGTGCTTCCGTCTGCGGGCGCTGCTACGAAGTGCCGACAGCGCTCCAAGACGAGATCACCGCTCTCGAACCGGACACCCGCTCGCAGACCAGCTGGGGCACCCCGGCGCTGGACCTCCCGGCCGGGGTCCGCGCCCAACTCACCCGCCTCGGCGTGGCCGTACGCCCCGAGCCGCACAGCTGCACCATGGAGTCGGCGGACCACTTCTCCTACCGCCGCGAGCAGCGGACCGGCCGCCTCGCGGGCTACGTCTGGCTGGAAGGCGCGCACCGATGA
- a CDS encoding YggS family pyridoxal phosphate-dependent enzyme, translating into MTENPPPGLPADPTPGQRARHGELAAGLAAVEQRIATACAAAGRPRDEVTLVVVTKTYPASDVRLLSGLGVTDVAENRDQDAAPKAVECRDLPLSWHFVGQLQTNKVRSVLGYADRVHSVDRLRLVEALSAGVLKTGRAALGCLIQVDLGGDSDAGEFAGGRGGALPGAVPELADALEAAPGLRLDGVMAVAPLLGRFAGNPRAAFDRLAEIASRVREAHPAATMVSAGMSGDLEQAIAAGATHVRVGTAVLGARPPLG; encoded by the coding sequence ATGACCGAGAATCCACCCCCGGGGCTGCCCGCGGACCCCACCCCCGGGCAGCGGGCGCGGCACGGCGAACTGGCCGCCGGGCTCGCCGCGGTGGAGCAGCGCATCGCCACGGCGTGCGCCGCCGCCGGGCGCCCGCGCGACGAGGTCACCCTGGTGGTGGTCACCAAGACCTACCCGGCCTCCGACGTCAGGCTGCTGAGCGGGCTCGGGGTCACCGACGTCGCCGAGAACCGCGACCAGGACGCGGCGCCGAAGGCGGTGGAATGCCGTGATCTTCCCCTCAGTTGGCATTTTGTCGGTCAATTGCAGACAAATAAGGTCCGTTCCGTTCTCGGGTACGCCGACCGAGTGCATTCGGTTGACCGGTTGCGACTGGTGGAGGCACTCTCCGCTGGAGTCCTGAAAACCGGGCGCGCCGCTTTGGGCTGCCTGATCCAGGTCGATCTCGGGGGTGATTCCGACGCGGGTGAATTCGCCGGCGGCCGTGGTGGAGCGCTCCCGGGCGCCGTGCCGGAACTGGCCGATGCGCTGGAGGCCGCCCCTGGCTTGAGACTTGACGGTGTGATGGCGGTGGCGCCGCTGCTCGGCCGCTTCGCCGGAAACCCCCGCGCCGCTTTCGACCGGCTCGCGGAAATCGCATCCCGTGTACGGGAGGCGCATCCTGCTGCGACGATGGTCTCCGCAGGGATGAGTGGCGACCTGGAACAGGCCATCGCAGCCGGAGCGACACATGTGCGCGTCGGAACGGCGGTACTGGGTGCGCGGCCACCCCTCGGGTAA
- a CDS encoding cell division protein SepF: MAGAVRKMAIYLGLLEDDGYDVQSYDPDDEDYGPEPEPLRTGRTEEVPRPVPAPTAPAPFVAPMRSEPRMAPVSSITPERRHVEKSAPVIMSKAASEREPYRITTLHPRTYNEARTIGEHFRESTPVIMNLTEMDDTDAKRLVDFAAGLVFGLHGSIERVTQKVFLLSPANVDVTAEDKARIAEGGFFNQS; this comes from the coding sequence ATGGCCGGCGCTGTGCGCAAGATGGCGATCTACCTCGGCCTCTTGGAGGACGATGGCTACGACGTCCAGAGCTACGACCCGGACGACGAGGACTACGGCCCCGAGCCCGAGCCGCTGCGGACCGGACGCACCGAGGAGGTGCCCCGACCCGTCCCCGCGCCCACCGCGCCGGCTCCCTTCGTGGCGCCGATGCGCTCCGAACCCAGGATGGCTCCAGTGTCGTCCATCACACCAGAACGTCGACATGTCGAGAAGAGCGCCCCGGTGATCATGTCCAAGGCCGCCTCCGAGCGCGAGCCCTACCGCATCACAACGCTGCACCCGCGGACCTACAACGAGGCCCGTACCATCGGGGAACACTTCCGTGAGAGCACTCCGGTGATCATGAATCTCACGGAGATGGACGACACGGACGCCAAACGCCTCGTAGACTTCGCGGCTGGACTGGTCTTCGGCCTCCATGGAAGCATCGAGCGGGTGACGCAGAAAGTGTTCCTGCTCTCTCCTGCTAACGTCGATGTCACGGCGGAGGACAAGGCCAGGATTGCCGAGGGTGGGTTCTTCAACCAGAGCTGA
- a CDS encoding YggT family protein — MNVVWQVLYIVLYCYFGILLARLVMDWVRQLARDWQPGRAMIVVLECIYTVTDPPLKFLRRHIPPLRLGSVALDLSFLVLMITVLILISVVEVL, encoded by the coding sequence GTGAACGTCGTATGGCAGGTGCTGTACATCGTGCTGTACTGCTACTTCGGGATCCTGCTCGCCCGGTTGGTCATGGACTGGGTGCGCCAGCTGGCGCGCGACTGGCAGCCCGGCCGCGCCATGATCGTGGTGTTGGAGTGCATTTACACCGTCACCGACCCCCCACTCAAGTTCCTGCGGCGGCACATTCCGCCGCTGCGTCTTGGAAGCGTGGCGCTCGATCTGTCCTTCCTCGTACTGATGATCACTGTATTGATCCTGATCTCCGTCGTGGAGGTTCTGTGA
- a CDS encoding DivIVA domain-containing protein, with product MPLTPEDVRNKQFTTVRLREGYDEDEVDAFLDEVEGELTRLLRENEDLRAKLAAATRAAAQNQQNLRKEQDQHQRSGPPVPAAISGPPVPQQGMPPQMQSQQQMQQTQMQPAQQQMGQQQQMGHPGPPQLPSAPQLPGAPQLQGPPQLQGGTMGGQQGFVGQMGQPQQMGQPQQMGGQLQPMQQQMQPQQMQQMQQPFPQQQQSPGGDSAARVLGLAQQTADQAIAEARSEANKIVGEARSRAEGLERDARAKADALERDAQEKHRVAMGSLESARATLERKVEDLRAFEREYRTRLKSYLETQLRQLESQADDSLAPSRQPATASLPPAAIPQPAMTPVGASPMSSGQTFGGQPSFGGGSGQTFGGQPSFGGNSFNAGNGQQHQSAGGQQQMAPAMTQPMAAVRPQPPLQQAPQPMRGFLIDQDDEG from the coding sequence ATGCCATTGACCCCCGAGGACGTGCGGAACAAGCAGTTCACGACCGTCCGCCTCCGCGAAGGCTATGACGAGGACGAGGTCGATGCCTTCCTCGACGAGGTCGAGGGAGAGCTGACTCGACTGCTCCGCGAGAACGAGGACCTGCGGGCCAAGCTCGCCGCGGCCACCCGTGCCGCCGCGCAGAACCAGCAGAACCTGCGCAAGGAGCAGGACCAGCACCAGCGTTCCGGCCCGCCCGTCCCGGCGGCCATATCCGGCCCGCCGGTCCCGCAGCAGGGCATGCCGCCGCAGATGCAGTCGCAGCAGCAGATGCAGCAGACGCAGATGCAGCCCGCCCAGCAGCAGATGGGCCAGCAGCAGCAGATGGGCCACCCCGGCCCGCCGCAGCTGCCGAGCGCGCCGCAGCTTCCCGGCGCCCCGCAGCTCCAGGGCCCGCCGCAGCTCCAGGGCGGGACCATGGGCGGCCAGCAGGGCTTCGTCGGCCAGATGGGTCAGCCGCAGCAGATGGGCCAGCCGCAGCAGATGGGCGGCCAGCTCCAGCCGATGCAGCAGCAGATGCAGCCGCAGCAGATGCAGCAGATGCAGCAGCCGTTCCCGCAGCAGCAGCAGAGCCCCGGTGGCGACAGCGCGGCCCGCGTTCTGGGTCTGGCCCAGCAGACCGCCGACCAGGCGATCGCCGAGGCCCGGTCCGAGGCCAACAAGATCGTCGGCGAGGCCCGCAGCCGCGCCGAGGGCCTGGAGCGGGACGCCCGTGCCAAGGCCGACGCGCTGGAGCGGGACGCCCAGGAGAAGCACCGGGTCGCGATGGGCTCGCTGGAGTCCGCCCGCGCCACGCTGGAGCGCAAGGTCGAGGACCTGCGCGCGTTCGAGCGTGAGTACCGGACGCGCCTGAAGTCCTACCTGGAGACCCAGCTGCGCCAGCTGGAGTCGCAGGCGGACGACTCGCTCGCCCCCTCGCGCCAGCCCGCCACGGCCTCGCTCCCCCCGGCCGCGATCCCGCAGCCCGCGATGACCCCGGTCGGTGCCTCCCCGATGAGCAGTGGTCAGACCTTCGGTGGTCAGCCCAGCTTCGGCGGCGGCAGCGGCCAGACCTTCGGCGGCCAGCCCAGCTTCGGCGGCAACAGCTTCAACGCGGGCAACGGCCAGCAGCACCAGAGTGCCGGTGGCCAGCAGCAGATGGCTCCGGCGATGACGCAGCCGATGGCCGCGGTCCGTCCGCAGCCGCCGCTACAGCAGGCTCCGCAGCCGATGCGCGGCTTCCTGATCGACCAGGACGACGAGGGCTGA
- the ileS gene encoding isoleucine--tRNA ligase, which translates to MTQYRPVPAQVDLPALEHGILSFWQDGKIFQRSLEQSEGRPEWVFYEGPPTANGMPGAHHIEARVFKDVFPRYKTMKGHHVARKAGWDCHGLPVELAVEKELGFSGKQDIEAYGVAEFNAKCRESVTRHTDAFATLTNRMGYWVDLDDAYRTMDPDYIQSVWWSLKQIFDKGLLVQDFRVAPWCPRCGTGLSDHELAQGYETVVDPSVFVRFPLTSGPLAGTASLLVWTTTPWTLVSNVAVAAHPEVDYVVATDGTERLVVAEPLLAKALGEGWEATGERFTGAEMERWTYDRPFELVPVDGAHYVVNAEYVTTEDGSGLVHQAPAFGADDLATCRAYGLPMVNPVLADGTFEPDLPLVGGQFFKKADEALVADLAARGRLFRHVPYEHSYPHCWRCHTALLYYAQPSWYVRTTVVKDALLRENERTNWFPETVKYGRFGDWLNNNIDWALSRNRYWGTPLPIWRCEQDHLTCVGSLAELSELTGRDLSDLDPHRPYIDEVTFPCTSCAAPATRVPEVIDAWYDSGSMPFAQYGYPLKNADLFERRYPAQFISEAIDQTRGWFYTLMAVGTLVFDRSAYENVVCLGHILAEDGRKMSKHLGNILEPISLMDQHGADAVRWFMAAGGSPWSARRVGHNTIQEVVRKTLLTYWNTVAFQALYARTANWAPSASDPAPADRPLLDKWLLSELNLLVRNVDEALDGFDTQRAGKLLSAFVDDLSNWYVRRGRRRFWQGEPAALRTLHEALETVTRLMAPLTPFITERVWQDLVVPVDPAAPVSVHLSDFPVVDEALVDPALSRHMTLVRRLVELGRATRADSGVKTRQPLSRALIAAQGYEELPAELLAQIAEELNVTALESLSAVGGSLVDTTAKANFRVLGRRFGKGVQEVAKAVAAADAAALAAALRTDGRAVVELDGAPVELGPDEVIITETPREGWAVANESGATVALDLHITPELRLAGLARDAIRQVQEARKNSGLDVADRIALRYLAAEADTAEALGVHAALIADEVLATDFASGEADWAEAAPFTDEALGLTFWLRKA; encoded by the coding sequence ATGACCCAGTACCGCCCCGTACCCGCCCAGGTGGACCTGCCCGCGCTGGAGCACGGCATCCTGTCCTTCTGGCAGGACGGCAAGATCTTCCAGCGCAGCCTGGAGCAGTCCGAGGGCCGTCCCGAGTGGGTGTTCTACGAGGGCCCGCCGACCGCCAACGGCATGCCCGGCGCGCACCACATCGAGGCCCGCGTCTTCAAGGACGTCTTCCCCCGCTACAAGACCATGAAGGGCCACCACGTGGCCCGCAAGGCCGGCTGGGACTGCCACGGGCTGCCGGTCGAGCTGGCGGTGGAGAAGGAGCTGGGCTTCTCCGGCAAGCAGGACATCGAGGCGTACGGCGTCGCCGAGTTCAACGCCAAGTGCCGGGAGTCGGTGACCCGGCACACCGACGCCTTCGCCACCCTCACCAACCGCATGGGCTACTGGGTCGACCTGGACGACGCCTACCGCACCATGGACCCGGACTACATCCAGTCGGTGTGGTGGTCGCTCAAGCAGATCTTCGACAAGGGACTGCTGGTCCAGGACTTCCGGGTGGCGCCGTGGTGCCCGCGCTGCGGCACCGGCCTGTCCGACCACGAGCTGGCCCAGGGCTACGAGACCGTGGTGGACCCGTCGGTCTTCGTCCGCTTCCCGCTCACCTCCGGACCGCTGGCGGGCACCGCCTCGCTGCTGGTGTGGACGACCACCCCGTGGACGCTGGTCTCCAACGTCGCGGTGGCCGCCCACCCCGAGGTGGACTACGTGGTCGCCACCGACGGCACCGAGCGGCTGGTGGTCGCCGAACCGCTGCTGGCCAAGGCGCTGGGCGAGGGCTGGGAGGCCACCGGCGAGCGCTTCACCGGCGCCGAGATGGAGCGCTGGACCTACGACCGCCCGTTCGAGCTGGTCCCGGTGGACGGCGCGCACTACGTGGTCAACGCCGAGTACGTGACCACCGAGGACGGCTCGGGCCTGGTCCACCAGGCCCCCGCCTTCGGCGCGGACGACCTCGCGACCTGCCGCGCCTACGGGCTGCCGATGGTCAACCCGGTGCTCGCCGACGGCACCTTCGAGCCCGACCTGCCGCTGGTCGGCGGGCAGTTCTTCAAGAAGGCCGACGAGGCGCTGGTCGCCGACCTGGCCGCGCGCGGCCGACTGTTCCGGCACGTGCCCTACGAGCACAGCTACCCGCACTGCTGGCGCTGCCACACCGCGCTGCTGTACTACGCGCAGCCGTCCTGGTACGTGCGCACCACCGTCGTCAAGGACGCGCTGCTGCGGGAGAACGAGCGGACCAACTGGTTCCCGGAGACCGTCAAGTACGGCCGCTTCGGCGACTGGCTGAACAACAACATCGACTGGGCGCTGTCGCGGAACCGCTACTGGGGCACCCCGCTGCCGATCTGGCGCTGCGAGCAGGACCACCTGACCTGCGTCGGCTCACTGGCCGAGCTGTCCGAGCTGACCGGCCGCGACCTGTCCGACCTGGACCCGCACCGCCCGTACATCGACGAGGTCACCTTCCCCTGCACCAGCTGCGCGGCCCCGGCGACCCGGGTGCCCGAGGTGATCGACGCCTGGTACGACTCGGGCTCGATGCCGTTCGCGCAGTACGGCTACCCGCTGAAGAACGCCGACCTGTTCGAGCGGCGCTACCCGGCGCAGTTCATCTCCGAGGCGATCGACCAGACCCGCGGCTGGTTCTACACGCTGATGGCGGTCGGCACGCTGGTCTTCGACAGGTCCGCGTACGAGAACGTGGTCTGCCTGGGCCACATCCTGGCCGAGGACGGCCGGAAGATGTCCAAGCACCTCGGCAACATCCTGGAGCCCATCTCGCTGATGGACCAGCACGGCGCGGACGCGGTGCGCTGGTTCATGGCGGCGGGCGGCTCGCCCTGGTCGGCGCGCCGGGTCGGCCACAACACCATCCAGGAGGTGGTCCGCAAGACCCTGCTGACCTACTGGAACACCGTCGCCTTCCAGGCCCTCTACGCCCGCACCGCGAACTGGGCCCCGTCCGCCTCGGACCCGGCCCCGGCGGACCGGCCGCTGCTGGACAAGTGGCTGCTGTCCGAGCTGAACCTGCTGGTCCGGAACGTGGACGAGGCGCTGGACGGCTTCGACACCCAGCGCGCCGGCAAGCTGCTCTCGGCCTTCGTCGACGACCTGTCCAACTGGTACGTCCGGCGCGGCCGGCGGCGGTTCTGGCAGGGTGAGCCCGCCGCGCTGCGGACGCTGCACGAGGCGCTGGAGACGGTGACCCGGCTGATGGCCCCGCTCACCCCGTTCATCACCGAGCGGGTGTGGCAGGACCTGGTGGTCCCGGTGGACCCGGCGGCGCCGGTCTCGGTGCACCTGTCCGACTTCCCGGTGGTCGACGAGGCACTGGTGGACCCGGCGCTGTCGCGGCACATGACGCTGGTCCGGCGGCTGGTGGAACTCGGCCGGGCGACCCGCGCCGACTCCGGGGTGAAGACCCGGCAGCCGCTGTCCCGGGCGCTGATCGCCGCCCAGGGGTACGAGGAACTGCCCGCCGAACTGCTGGCGCAGATCGCCGAGGAGCTGAACGTCACCGCGCTGGAGTCGCTGTCGGCGGTGGGGGGCTCGCTGGTGGACACCACCGCCAAGGCCAACTTCCGGGTCCTCGGCAGGCGTTTCGGCAAGGGCGTGCAGGAGGTCGCGAAGGCGGTCGCCGCCGCCGACGCCGCCGCGCTGGCCGCCGCGCTGCGGACCGACGGCCGCGCGGTGGTCGAGCTGGACGGCGCGCCGGTCGAGCTCGGACCGGACGAGGTGATCATCACCGAGACCCCGCGCGAGGGCTGGGCGGTCGCCAACGAGTCCGGCGCGACGGTCGCGCTCGACCTGCACATCACCCCGGAGCTGCGGCTCGCCGGGCTCGCCCGGGACGCCATCCGGCAGGTGCAGGAGGCCCGCAAGAACAGCGGCCTGGACGTCGCGGACCGGATCGCGCTGCGCTACCTGGCCGCCGAGGCCGACACCGCCGAGGCGCTGGGCGTGCACGCGGCCCTGATCGCCGACGAGGTGCTGGCCACCGACTTCGCCTCCGGCGAGGCCGACTGGGCCGAGGCCGCGCCGTTCACCGACGAGGCGCTGGGGCTGACCTTCTGGCTGCGGAAGGCCTGA
- a CDS encoding TraR/DksA family transcriptional regulator has protein sequence MADKARSGAARARWSGCHPVTAAEPGERAVVRRKTGAATAKPAAGHARMDPVAVAPVAAVPDTGPGALPVRPGEDPWTQDEVTELQEQLRGEAATLRAEIQTSEETVSGLMRDSGDGAGDDQVDAGTKNISREHELSLAANAREMLEQTERALLRLAGTGFGLCESCGQPIGKARVQAFPRATLCVQCKQKQERR, from the coding sequence ATGGCGGACAAGGCAAGAAGCGGGGCGGCTCGCGCGCGCTGGAGCGGTTGCCACCCGGTGACCGCGGCCGAACCGGGGGAGCGGGCGGTGGTCCGGCGCAAGACCGGCGCGGCCACCGCCAAACCGGCGGCGGGCCACGCCCGGATGGACCCGGTGGCCGTGGCGCCGGTGGCGGCGGTCCCGGACACCGGGCCCGGCGCGCTGCCGGTGCGCCCCGGCGAGGACCCGTGGACCCAGGACGAGGTCACCGAGCTCCAGGAGCAGCTGCGCGGCGAGGCCGCCACGCTGCGCGCCGAGATCCAGACCTCGGAGGAGACCGTCAGCGGCCTGATGCGGGACTCCGGCGACGGCGCGGGCGACGACCAGGTGGACGCCGGGACGAAGAACATCTCCCGCGAGCACGAGCTGTCGCTGGCGGCCAACGCCCGCGAGATGCTGGAGCAGACCGAGCGGGCGCTGCTGCGGCTGGCCGGTACCGGCTTCGGCCTGTGCGAGTCCTGCGGTCAGCCGATCGGCAAGGCCCGGGTGCAGGCGTTCCCGCGGGCGACGCTGTGCGTGCAGTGCAAGCAGAAGCAGGAACGCAGATAG
- the lspA gene encoding signal peptidase II has protein sequence MGGSTPAADGAEPAVAPGRRGRRVGVLLTVALAAYLLDLGSKLLVVARLEYHNPIHILGDWVMLQATRNPGAAFGMGAAMTIVFTIIATTVVVVICRLARKLYSLPWAIALGLLLGGAFGNLTDRIFRAPAVFRGAVVDFISVKHFAVFNLADSAIVCGGILVVILSFLGTNPDGSVQGEPKPEQSEPRPRGDQQD, from the coding sequence GTGGGTGGGTCCACCCCGGCCGCCGACGGCGCGGAGCCGGCCGTGGCTCCCGGGCGCCGCGGGCGCCGTGTCGGCGTCCTGCTGACCGTGGCACTGGCCGCGTACCTGCTCGACCTCGGCAGCAAGCTGCTGGTGGTCGCCCGCCTGGAGTACCACAACCCGATCCACATCCTGGGTGACTGGGTGATGCTCCAGGCCACCCGGAACCCGGGCGCGGCCTTCGGTATGGGCGCGGCGATGACGATCGTGTTCACGATCATCGCGACCACCGTGGTCGTGGTCATCTGCCGGCTCGCCCGCAAGCTCTACAGCCTGCCCTGGGCGATCGCGCTCGGGCTGCTGCTGGGCGGGGCCTTCGGCAACCTCACCGACCGGATCTTCCGCGCGCCCGCCGTGTTCCGCGGCGCGGTGGTGGACTTCATCTCGGTGAAGCACTTCGCGGTGTTCAACCTGGCCGACTCGGCGATCGTCTGCGGCGGCATCCTGGTGGTCATCCTCTCCTTCCTGGGCACCAACCCGGACGGCTCGGTGCAGGGCGAGCCGAAGCCGGAGCAGTCCGAGCCGCGGCCGCGGGGCGACCAGCAGGACTGA
- a CDS encoding RluA family pseudouridine synthase, translating to MTTDPQLRSLPVPDGLEGERVDAAIARMFGFSRTKAAELAAEGKVTVDGSAVGKSDRVIAGSWMEVELPAPPAPVQIVAERIDNMSIVYDDEHIVVVNKPVGVAAHPSPGWTGPTVIGGLAGAGYRISTSGASERQGVVHRLDVGTSGLMAVAKSEAAYTSLKQQFRDRVVEKKYNALVQGHPDPMSGTVDAPIDRHPSSDWKWAVVANGKPSVTHYDLIEAYRAASLLDIKLETGRTHQIRVHMSALRHPCVGDLTYGADPTLAKRLGLTRQWLHAVELGFEHPATGEWVVFRTEYPEDLTRALEIISSES from the coding sequence GTGACCACCGATCCCCAGCTCCGCAGCCTGCCCGTACCCGACGGCCTCGAAGGCGAGCGTGTCGACGCCGCCATCGCCCGCATGTTCGGGTTCTCCCGTACCAAGGCGGCCGAACTGGCGGCCGAGGGCAAGGTCACCGTGGACGGTTCGGCCGTCGGCAAGTCCGACCGGGTCATCGCCGGGTCCTGGATGGAGGTCGAGCTCCCGGCCCCGCCCGCGCCGGTCCAGATCGTCGCCGAGCGCATCGACAACATGTCGATCGTCTATGACGATGAACACATCGTGGTGGTCAACAAGCCGGTGGGGGTGGCCGCCCATCCCAGCCCCGGCTGGACCGGGCCGACCGTCATCGGCGGCCTCGCCGGTGCCGGGTACCGGATCTCCACCTCCGGCGCCTCCGAGCGGCAGGGCGTGGTGCACCGGCTGGACGTCGGCACCTCCGGGCTGATGGCGGTGGCCAAGTCCGAGGCCGCCTACACCTCGCTCAAGCAGCAGTTCCGTGACCGGGTGGTGGAGAAGAAGTACAACGCCCTGGTCCAGGGCCACCCCGACCCGATGTCCGGGACGGTGGACGCGCCCATCGACCGCCACCCCAGCAGCGACTGGAAGTGGGCCGTGGTCGCCAACGGCAAGCCCTCGGTCACCCACTACGACCTGATCGAGGCGTACCGGGCGGCCTCGCTGCTGGACATCAAGCTGGAGACCGGCCGCACCCATCAGATCCGGGTGCACATGTCGGCGCTGCGCCACCCCTGCGTCGGCGACCTGACCTACGGCGCGGACCCGACCCTGGCCAAGCGGCTCGGCCTGACCCGGCAGTGGCTGCACGCGGTGGAGCTCGGCTTCGAGCACCCGGCCACCGGGGAGTGGGTGGTGTTCCGCACCGAGTACCCGGAGGACCTGACCCGCGCGCTGGAGATCATCAGCTCCGAGAGCTAG
- a CDS encoding Na+/H+ antiporter, with protein MAQLILLFVVLLFAIISTPVAERVGVPQPVLMTLIGIVMAVLWFVPSITVPPELILPLVLPPLIYAAAQRSTVSYFRSNLRVILLLAVLLVLVTTAAVALACHWIIPALPVSAAVALGALVSPPDPIAAAAVAGSVGLPRRLMGILETEGLFNDVTALVVYGLAVDAAVKGEFSTLGAAERLVLSAVLAVVIGVGLGWLSGKVMALLHDPTLQVALSLLVPYAAYLLADELHGSGVLAVLACSLWINDQAVGADDVGYRLVGEAFWDVVELLISGMAFGLIGLELSSVLSTVGKHWTAMLGDAVLVIVVVVGVRLVWLLPGAWVTDSWDRARGRREEAAPIGWRESTVLWWSGMRGVASVALALAVPFTVDGGAPFPQRPEIIFVAFSVVLFTLLVQGLTLPLVVRALGLSRDQDAEDAAERQLWYRASKAGLRRLKELAAAEDLPDDLVDRLRQRQTDLLARHRPDLYDEEQMRELRERRRRVRRFTEVEQQMLAAGRQEMQEARMEPGSDPELVDRVIRKLDLRSTRR; from the coding sequence ATGGCGCAGCTGATCCTCCTCTTCGTGGTCCTGCTGTTCGCCATCATCAGCACCCCCGTCGCGGAGCGGGTGGGAGTGCCGCAGCCGGTGCTGATGACGCTGATCGGCATCGTGATGGCGGTGCTGTGGTTCGTGCCCAGCATCACCGTCCCGCCGGAGCTGATCCTGCCGCTGGTGCTGCCGCCGCTGATCTACGCCGCCGCGCAGCGGTCCACCGTCAGCTACTTCCGGTCCAACCTGCGGGTGATCCTGCTGCTGGCGGTGCTGCTGGTGCTGGTGACCACGGCGGCGGTGGCACTGGCCTGCCACTGGATCATCCCGGCGCTGCCGGTCAGCGCGGCGGTGGCGCTGGGCGCGCTGGTCTCGCCGCCGGACCCGATCGCGGCGGCGGCGGTGGCCGGCAGCGTCGGGCTGCCGCGGCGGCTGATGGGCATCCTGGAGACCGAGGGCCTGTTCAACGACGTCACCGCGCTGGTGGTGTACGGGCTGGCGGTGGACGCCGCGGTCAAGGGCGAGTTCTCGACGCTGGGGGCGGCCGAGCGGCTGGTGCTGTCGGCGGTGCTGGCGGTGGTCATCGGGGTGGGCCTGGGCTGGCTCAGCGGGAAGGTGATGGCGCTGCTGCACGACCCGACGCTACAGGTGGCGCTGAGCCTGCTGGTGCCCTACGCGGCGTACCTGCTGGCGGACGAGCTGCACGGCTCCGGGGTGCTGGCGGTGCTGGCCTGCTCGCTGTGGATCAACGACCAGGCGGTGGGCGCCGACGACGTCGGCTACCGGCTGGTCGGCGAGGCCTTCTGGGACGTGGTGGAGCTGCTGATCTCCGGGATGGCCTTCGGTCTGATCGGCCTGGAGCTGAGCAGTGTGCTCAGCACCGTCGGCAAGCACTGGACCGCGATGCTGGGCGACGCGGTACTGGTGATCGTGGTGGTGGTCGGCGTCCGGTTGGTCTGGCTGCTGCCCGGGGCGTGGGTCACCGACAGCTGGGACCGGGCGCGCGGTCGGCGCGAGGAGGCGGCGCCGATCGGCTGGCGCGAGTCGACGGTGCTGTGGTGGTCGGGGATGCGCGGGGTGGCCTCGGTGGCGCTGGCGCTGGCCGTCCCGTTCACGGTCGACGGCGGCGCGCCGTTCCCGCAGCGCCCGGAGATCATCTTCGTGGCCTTCTCGGTGGTGCTGTTCACGCTGCTGGTCCAGGGGTTGACGCTGCCGCTGGTGGTCCGCGCGCTGGGCCTGAGCCGGGATCAGGACGCGGAGGACGCGGCGGAGCGCCAGCTCTGGTACCGGGCCTCCAAGGCCGGGCTGCGACGGCTGAAGGAGCTGGCGGCGGCCGAGGACCTGCCGGACGACCTGGTGGACCGGCTCCGCCAGCGGCAGACCGACCTGCTCGCCCGGCACCGTCCCGACCTCTACGACGAGGAGCAGATGCGCGAGCTGCGCGAGCGCCGCCGCCGGGTCCGCCGGTTCACCGAAGTGGAGCAGCAGATGCTGGCCGCCGGGCGCCAGGAGATGCAGGAGGCCCGGATGGAACCGGGCTCCGATCCGGAGCTGGTCGACCGGGTGATCCGCAAACTCGACCTCCGCAGCACCCGCCGCTGA